One genomic segment of Pedobacter endophyticus includes these proteins:
- a CDS encoding dihydrodipicolinate synthase family protein: MENSQKGFIPVMLTPFLNNGDIDYPAMTQLTEIYLQAGSSGLFANCLSSEMFELTDQERIQIIKHVLKVVDGAVPVVATGTFGGPIAQQADFVKKVGDLGVEAVIAITSLLADEHEADEVLNERVFQLLDQTQDIPIGFYECPVPYKRVLKPQQLADYVATGRVIYHKDTSLDLGQIKEKLSLTDGHAFGLYDAYMVHAVDSLKAGSSGLSCIQGNYFPELIVWLCDHYNDESLKDEVVAVQQFMIDNMDVMHNVYPIVSKYFLQKRGLNISTFTRRDVGSFTPEVAKNVDRLFEDYTALRSDLNIQVYI, from the coding sequence ATGGAAAACTCACAAAAAGGGTTCATCCCGGTAATGCTTACGCCTTTTTTAAACAACGGAGATATCGATTATCCCGCAATGACCCAGTTAACCGAAATTTATCTGCAAGCTGGCTCATCAGGTCTGTTTGCCAACTGCCTGTCGAGCGAAATGTTCGAACTTACAGATCAGGAGCGCATCCAAATCATCAAACATGTGCTTAAAGTGGTAGATGGCGCTGTTCCGGTGGTTGCCACGGGCACTTTTGGCGGCCCCATAGCACAACAAGCCGACTTTGTGAAAAAAGTAGGCGATTTGGGGGTTGAGGCCGTGATTGCCATCACCAGTTTGTTGGCCGATGAACATGAAGCTGACGAAGTATTAAACGAACGGGTTTTTCAATTGCTCGATCAAACGCAGGATATTCCTATCGGTTTTTACGAATGTCCGGTGCCATACAAAAGGGTGTTAAAACCGCAACAATTGGCCGACTACGTTGCAACAGGGCGAGTGATCTATCATAAAGATACGAGCTTAGATCTTGGCCAAATCAAGGAAAAGTTGAGCCTTACCGATGGCCACGCTTTTGGCTTGTACGATGCATATATGGTTCACGCTGTAGACTCGTTAAAAGCAGGGTCTTCGGGCTTATCATGCATTCAGGGTAATTACTTTCCAGAGTTAATTGTTTGGTTATGCGATCATTATAACGATGAAAGCCTAAAAGATGAAGTTGTTGCCGTTCAGCAATTTATGATCGATAATATGGATGTAATGCATAATGTTTACCCGATCGTTTCCAAGTATTTTCTACAAAAAAGGGGATTAAATATTTCAACTTTTACCCGTAGAGACGTGGGTTCATTTACGCCAGAAGTCGCAAAAAATGTTGATCGACTGTTTGAGGATTATACCGCTTTGCGAAGTGATTTGAATATTCAGGTTTATATATAA
- a CDS encoding sodium:solute symporter, whose protein sequence is MKGLPIFDLAIIFIYLVGMILVGVYFSRKNKNSEQFTKASGLIPGWAIGLSIYATFLSSNTFLGVPGKAFGSNWNAFVFSISMPLAAWIAAKYFVPFYRNTGEISAYTHFEHRFGAWARVYAVVFFLLTQLARMGSIFFGIALSLQALTGYSMQMIMIVMGICIIIYTVLGGIEAVIWTEVVQAVVKTFGALLILYLVVSNMDGGVSKIIEIGKASDKFSLGTFNFDFVGSSFWVVLLYGFFINLNNFGMDQNYVQRYHTASSSKAASKSIWLCVWLYIPASLLFFIIGSCLFAYYEVNPELVQSIKHQVAIERLPLNASAAEILKVQNALQPADYGDKIMPHFMVTKIPVGLVGLIVSAILSAAMSTISSGMNASATVFSVDIYKRYFKPNINEKQNLSLLHIATVVFGLLGMIAGIAMIGVKSILDVWWQLSGIFAAGMLGLFLLGIVSKKTKNHEAIIATIIGILVIIWMTFSALLPPEYEAFKNPLHQNMIIVMGTLTIFLVGIFLTRIKKQHIQNTS, encoded by the coding sequence ATGAAAGGTCTTCCAATTTTCGATCTTGCGATTATCTTCATCTACCTTGTTGGAATGATATTGGTTGGGGTTTATTTTTCGAGGAAGAATAAAAACTCCGAACAGTTTACTAAAGCTTCCGGCCTGATTCCTGGCTGGGCAATCGGATTATCCATATATGCCACGTTTTTAAGTAGCAACACCTTTTTGGGCGTTCCGGGCAAAGCATTTGGAAGCAACTGGAATGCATTTGTATTCAGCATTTCGATGCCTTTAGCCGCTTGGATAGCCGCAAAGTACTTCGTTCCCTTTTACCGCAACACGGGCGAAATATCGGCTTACACACATTTCGAGCACCGTTTTGGCGCATGGGCAAGGGTTTATGCCGTAGTCTTTTTTCTGCTCACACAGCTAGCTAGAATGGGTTCCATTTTCTTTGGTATTGCGTTGAGTTTGCAAGCCCTAACCGGGTATTCTATGCAGATGATCATGATCGTAATGGGCATCTGCATCATCATTTACACCGTTCTGGGCGGAATTGAAGCGGTAATATGGACAGAAGTAGTACAAGCGGTGGTGAAAACCTTTGGCGCTTTACTTATTCTGTATCTGGTGGTTAGCAACATGGACGGTGGCGTTTCAAAAATCATCGAAATTGGAAAGGCATCCGATAAATTTAGCTTAGGAACGTTCAATTTTGATTTCGTAGGCTCGTCGTTTTGGGTGGTACTTTTATATGGCTTTTTTATCAATCTCAACAACTTTGGGATGGATCAAAACTATGTTCAGCGTTACCACACCGCATCATCGAGCAAAGCCGCTTCCAAATCAATTTGGTTATGCGTATGGTTATACATTCCCGCGTCGTTACTGTTTTTTATTATAGGATCTTGCTTATTTGCCTATTACGAGGTTAACCCCGAACTGGTGCAATCTATCAAGCATCAGGTAGCAATAGAGCGTTTGCCCTTAAACGCTTCGGCTGCCGAGATTTTGAAAGTTCAGAACGCTTTGCAACCGGCAGATTACGGCGATAAGATCATGCCGCACTTTATGGTTACAAAGATTCCGGTGGGATTGGTGGGCTTAATTGTTTCAGCAATTTTATCAGCAGCCATGAGCACCATAAGCTCGGGCATGAATGCCTCGGCCACGGTATTCTCGGTCGATATTTACAAGCGCTATTTTAAGCCAAACATCAACGAAAAACAGAATTTATCGCTGTTGCACATCGCAACAGTCGTTTTTGGCCTGCTGGGAATGATTGCGGGCATTGCCATGATCGGTGTAAAAAGCATCTTGGATGTTTGGTGGCAATTGTCGGGCATCTTTGCAGCAGGCATGTTAGGTTTATTCCTTTTGGGGATTGTAAGTAAAAAGACCAAAAACCACGAAGCCATTATCGCCACCATCATTGGGATATTGGTAATTATATGGATGACTTTTTCGGCGCTGCTGCCGCCAGAATATGAGGCCTTTAAAAATCCTTTACATCAAAACATGATTATTGTAATGGGCACATTAACCATTTTCTTGGTCGGGATTTTTCTGACGAGAATAAAAAAACAGCACATACAAAACACTTCTTGA